The sequence CGACCAGCCGTCCTTCCACGCTGTCGACGGGGCCGCCGCTCCGGCCGACCGCGACGGCCACGCCGCCTCGTGTGTCTACTACGGTCCTGATCGGGATCCCGCGCGGGTCCTCGCGGACAGCGCCTCGCTGTCCGGGGGTGAGGGGGATGACTGACGGCGCGAGCGGCGCCGGGCGCGACGGGGACGGCGACCCGCTGCTCGCCGTCGAGGACCTGGAGACCCACTACCCCGTCACCGAGGGCTGGCTCCGCCGCGAGGTCGGCCGGGTCCGGGCGGTCGACGGCGTGAGCTTCCGGGTCGGGCGCGGGGAAGCGTTCGGGCTGGTCGGCGAATCGGGGAGCGGCAAGACGACGCTCGCGCACACGCTGCTGGGTCTGGAGGAGCCCACCGCCGGCGAGGTCCGCTTCGACGGTCAGGCGGTCGGGGAGCGCTCGGGGGCGGCCCTGCGGACCTTCCGCCGGCGCGCCCAGCTGGTCGTCCAGGACCCCACCGACGCGTTCAACCCCCGGATGCGCGTCGGCGAGGCCGTCGCCGAGCCGCTCGCGGTCCACGGGGTCGACGACGCCGACCGCCGCGAGACCATCGTCGCGGACCTGCTCGAACGGGTCGGGCTCGACCCGGCGGACGCCGGCCAGTACCCCCACGAGTTCTCCACGGGCGAGCAACAGCGGATCGCCATCGCGCGGGCGCTCGTGCTCGACCCGGACCTGCTCGTGCTCGACGAGCCGACGAGCGCGCTGGACGGCCGCACCCGGACCGACATCCTCGCCCTGCTGGAGCGGGTCCGCCGGGACTTCGGCGTCGCGATGCTGGTCGTCAGCCACGACATCGACGTCGTCCGGCAGTTCTGCGAGCGGGTGGCGGTGATGTACCTCGGGGAGTTCGTCGAGAGAGGGCCCGTCGACGCCGTCCTCGCGGAGCCCGCCCACCCCTACACGCGGGTGCTGCTCGACTCCGTGCCCAGCCTGGACCCGGCGGCCGACCCGGTCGCGCGCCCGCTGACCGAGACGATGCCCGAGCCCGCCGACCCGCCCGACGGCTGTCGGTTCCACACCCGGTGTCCCGCGGTGATCCCCCCCGAGGACCTCGACCTCCCGGAGTCGCTGTGGCGCTCGCTCGCGGCGTTTCGCTTTTCGGTCGCGGCCGGCGACCTCCCCGCCGCGGAGGGGCCGGCACCGTTGCGGGCGGCCTTCGACCTTCCCGACCCGGTCCCCGACGGGGACGTCGAGGCGGCGGTCGCCGACGCGCTCGCCGCGCTCGACCGCGAGGACGGCGAGCGGGACCGCGAGGCCGCCGCGGACCGGCTGGCGGAGGCGCTCCCGACGGTCTGCGCGCAGGCCGTCCCCGAGGAGGTCGAGGTGGAGGGCCGGCCGGTCGCCTGTCACCGCTACGACCCGGAGATGGCCGGCGAGCCACGGCCGCGGTGACGGGGAGCGCGGCCGCTCCGCGTTCGGGGGGCGGCGCGAAAAAGCGGACCGCGGTGGGGGGTTACTGCCCGACGTCGGTCGCCCGCTCGACGACTTCCGCGCCGTACAGGTCGGCGAGGTCGTCGTGCTGGTCGGGGCGGTTCTCGTAGACGTCCTGGAACAGCGTGATCGGGGTCTGCAGCGCCTGGTAGGTGGCCTCGTCCCACATCCGGTCGCGGCTGACCTCGACCTCGACGCCGTCGACCCGGACGGTGGCGGCCTGGGTCATCGCGATGGCGCCCTTGCCGGCCTCCTTGGCGGCCTCGAACTCCTCCATCGAGTCGACGATGTCGTCCATGCTCGGGACGTAGGAGACCAGGTCGAGCAGCTCCTCCTGGAGCTGTTCGCCGGTGACCTCGCGCTCGTCGCCGCCGACCTCGAGTTCGTAGCGGTCATCGCCGAGTTCCTCGAGTTCGATCCGGTCGCCGGCGTAGACCTCGACGCCGTCCTCGCTTTCCAGTTCGACCTCGCGGCCGTCGGCGTCGATGGTCCAGTACCCCTCCGCGGGCGGGAGCGGCGACTTGTTGGCCTCGACGACCTGGCCCGGGGTGAGCGACCAGATGCCCAGCATCCCCTTGGCCTGGTTGTCGGTCATCCGCTCGTGGTAGCCCTCGATGTCGCGGATGTCGTCGTAGGGGCCGTCGACGGCGATGAGGCCGGCGGCGCTGGCTCCCCGGGAGGTGTTGTGGCGGAGTTCCGGCCACGGCGGGAGCTCGCCCGTGGGGGTGATGGCGCGCATGTCCTTGGTGTAGTCGACCTCGCCGTCGACGAGCAGGAACATCCGCTGGAGGTTGTTGGTGGGCTTGCCGATCTCGTCGCGCAGTTTGCCCATCGCGAGTTCGGCGGAGCCGCTCTCGATGATGACCGACATCTTCAGGCTGCCCTCCTCGAGGCCGTGCTCGTTCTCGACGATGGTGAAGAACTCGTCGGCCTTCTTCCAGTCGTCGATGTCGCCGACCTCGGGGATGACGAAGCCGTCGAGGTTCTCGACGGCCCCGTTAGCGGGGTCGGCGATCTCGAGCATGTGCTGGAAGCCCTGGTAGCGGGTCTCGGGGCTGTCGCGGTGCCAGACCACGCGGGGGTGGACCTCGCCGGGGAAGTCGGCGCCCTCCTCGGCGAGCACGTCGATGATATTCTGTGCGCCCTCGTCGCGCATGTTGGGCGCGGTGGCGTCCTCGTTGTCCGGGACCCAGACGTCCGGGGCCTCCATCCCCCGGAGTCCGGCGGCCTGTCGCAGCATCTTCGCGGTGTCCTCCTCGCCCTCGACGGCGGTCGGCGTGGTGAAGAAGGACCGAACGAACTTCCGGTCGTGGATGCGCTCGTCGACACTCATGAGAGTCACTCGGTGAGAGCGGCCGGCGAGTAATAAACCCCACCGGATCGACTCCAGCGCGGCCCTGCCGGCCGAACCGCCGGTCAGGGGTCGACGGCCTCGATGGCCGACAGACACCGCTCCAGCAGGTCGTCGCCGCGGTAGACTACCTGGCCGTCCTCCGGGTCGTAGTGGACCGCCCCCATCTCCGCCAGCTTGGGGAGGAAGACGTGATGAAGCTTCACGCGCAGCGCGTCGACCTCGTGGGTGCGTCCGTCCGGGCCCGCGACCCGCTCGGCCAGCCCGCGCACCGACAGCGACTCCCCGCGGGTGCCGGCCAGTTCGTCGACCAGCGGCCGGGCGTCCGGGTCCGCGAGCAGGGCCAGCCGGACCCCGAGCCCGCCGGCTCGGCCCCGCTTCGTCGCCCCCGTCCCGTTTTCGCGTTCTTCCATCCTGGCTGTTTGTCTCCCGTCCGAGGCGTCCGGGAAAATCGATGTCGCCTGATACACCAGGCTGCGGCCGGCGGTCAGTCTTTCTTGTCCTCGGCGGCCAGCAGCGTGTTGGAGACGACGTTGACGATGGCCCGCCGGAGCCGCTCGGTCACCGCCTGGTCGGAGATGCCCAGTTTGTCGGCGAGTTCGACGGTGGTGCAGGTTCGCGGGATGTCGTAGTAGCCGGCCTCGACGGCCAGCACGAGCGCCTCGCGCTGGCTCGGGGTCAGCCCGTACCACGGCCCGGCGTCGGGTCTGGTGGGGTTGTAGACCC comes from Salinirussus salinus and encodes:
- a CDS encoding oligopeptide/dipeptide ABC transporter ATP-binding protein — translated: MTDGASGAGRDGDGDPLLAVEDLETHYPVTEGWLRREVGRVRAVDGVSFRVGRGEAFGLVGESGSGKTTLAHTLLGLEEPTAGEVRFDGQAVGERSGAALRTFRRRAQLVVQDPTDAFNPRMRVGEAVAEPLAVHGVDDADRRETIVADLLERVGLDPADAGQYPHEFSTGEQQRIAIARALVLDPDLLVLDEPTSALDGRTRTDILALLERVRRDFGVAMLVVSHDIDVVRQFCERVAVMYLGEFVERGPVDAVLAEPAHPYTRVLLDSVPSLDPAADPVARPLTETMPEPADPPDGCRFHTRCPAVIPPEDLDLPESLWRSLAAFRFSVAAGDLPAAEGPAPLRAAFDLPDPVPDGDVEAAVADALAALDREDGERDREAAADRLAEALPTVCAQAVPEEVEVEGRPVACHRYDPEMAGEPRPR
- the aceB gene encoding malate synthase AceB → MSVDERIHDRKFVRSFFTTPTAVEGEEDTAKMLRQAAGLRGMEAPDVWVPDNEDATAPNMRDEGAQNIIDVLAEEGADFPGEVHPRVVWHRDSPETRYQGFQHMLEIADPANGAVENLDGFVIPEVGDIDDWKKADEFFTIVENEHGLEEGSLKMSVIIESGSAELAMGKLRDEIGKPTNNLQRMFLLVDGEVDYTKDMRAITPTGELPPWPELRHNTSRGASAAGLIAVDGPYDDIRDIEGYHERMTDNQAKGMLGIWSLTPGQVVEANKSPLPPAEGYWTIDADGREVELESEDGVEVYAGDRIELEELGDDRYELEVGGDEREVTGEQLQEELLDLVSYVPSMDDIVDSMEEFEAAKEAGKGAIAMTQAATVRVDGVEVEVSRDRMWDEATYQALQTPITLFQDVYENRPDQHDDLADLYGAEVVERATDVGQ
- a CDS encoding DUF7344 domain-containing protein, with product MEERENGTGATKRGRAGGLGVRLALLADPDARPLVDELAGTRGESLSVRGLAERVAGPDGRTHEVDALRVKLHHVFLPKLAEMGAVHYDPEDGQVVYRGDDLLERCLSAIEAVDP